The following DNA comes from Bos indicus isolate NIAB-ARS_2022 breed Sahiwal x Tharparkar chromosome 3, NIAB-ARS_B.indTharparkar_mat_pri_1.0, whole genome shotgun sequence.
taatcctttttatgtattgttggattaaatttgttaatattttgttgaggatttttacatctatattcattaaatattgataatattAGACTGTAattttgtagtgtctttgtctgattttggtatcagggtaatggtggttTCATAGAGTAAACTTGGGAGTGTTCCGTTCTTTtcagtgttttgaaatttttgagaaggataggtaggTATTACCTCTTCTTTATATTTGGTAGATTTCTCCTGTAAAGCTGTCCAGtactggacttttgtttgctgggagtttttaaaattataaattcaatttctttactaGTAATTAGCCTGTTCAaatcatctgtttcttcttgattccaTCTTGGCAAGTTGTATATTTCTAgacatctgtccatttcttctaggctgtccagtttgttggcatataactctccatagaattctcatgtaatttttttttacctctctAGAATTGgttgttatttctctttcatttcttattttgtttatttgtgttctctatcttttctttttggtgagcctggctaaaggtttatcctttttttttttttttttttttttcaaaaaactagCTCTTGGTCTCAttgatctttttctccttttttgtctgttttatttatttcctctctgatcttttttattcttttccttctgctaTCTTTGggatttgtttgttcttttctgttttctttagatGATTTGTAACATCCTCTAGATGCTAGGTAAAGTTGTTTATTTGATATCCTTCTCGTTTCTTGATGTAGTCCTGtgtcactataaacttccctcttaagaCTGCTTTTTTCTGCATTCCGTAGATTTTGGAGCATTGTGTTTGCACTTTAATTTGTTTcaaggtattttctgatttcctctttgatttcttcagtaacccactggttttttaatatcatgttgtttagtcttcatatgtttgtattttttacagttttcttcctGTACTGATTTCCACTGTGGTTGGGGAAAAAGATGATCAATATGCTTTCTACCCTCTTATATGTTTTTGAGACTTGTCTTATGGGCTAGCATGTGATCTCTTCTGGAGAACATTCTATGAGCACTTGGAAAGCATGTTATTCTGCTATTTTTGGATGGAATATCCTGTAGAAATCTATTAACTCCAACTAGTCTTCTGTGTCATTTAAGACCACTGATGCCTTATTGACTTTCTGGATGATCTGGCCATTGATGTAAGTAGAATGTTAAAGTTCCCTATTACTATTGTGTTATTGTCAATTTCCCCATTTACGTCTGTTAATATTTGGTTTGTATATTTAGGTGCACATTTTTGGATGCATATATGTTAATGAGtgtaatttcctcttcttatattgatccctttatcattatatactgTGATTCTTGGTCTTTTGTTAGatactttgtttttcattatttatttatattttttgtttcagaaaatttaattgtttaaaaaactttatttattattgttggcttgctgggtcttccttgtgtGCAAGTTTTGTCTAGTTGTGGAGtgtaggggctactctttagttgtgttGTGTGAAGTTCttattgcagcggcttctcttgttgtggagcacaaacTCTAGGGCATGAAGTCTTCACTAGttgtgcaggctcagcagttgtggttcctgagctctagagcacaggctcaatagttgtggtgcaccggcttagttgctctgtggcatgtgggatcttcccggatcagggatcttCCCACGTCTACTGCcagtggcagacagattctttaccactgagccaccaggaaagcccagaaaatttaatttttaatgatttagaaATTCagtcataattaaaatttttaattttatattggagtgtagttgattaacaatattgtgttagttgagactttgttttaaagtctattttggcTCATACAAATATTACTACCCCCACTTTTTcatcatttccatttgcatgaaatatctttttccatcccctcactttcaatcAGTGCGTATCTTTAGCTCTGAAGTGAGTCTCCTGTAAGCACTATATAGATGGgtcttattattgttttttaatccaaTTAGCCACTcggtcttttgattggagcatttagtcctttgatatttaaagtgattattgataggtatgtactCATTGACATTTTACTATGTGTtttccagttgttgttgttgtttttttaatacttttccctgtacttctttttgtttctttccttgtaatttgatgattttctttggtGGTATGCTTGTGTTCCTTTCTCTTTAGTTTTTGTGCAACTATTgtaggtttttgatttgtggtttcaATGAAGTTCATAGATGTTGACCTAGCCTTAAGGTTTAAGCACACTCTAGAGACTCTCACAGAGAgttccaaacaagatgaacccaaacagaccCATGCCAAGAGTAAACTCTGCGTGTTTTACTCTCCTCCCCCTACTTATGTATTTGGTATTATATTTTACACTTCATGTTTATCCCTTTACTGATTATTGTAATAATAGTTGATTTTACAGTTTTTCACCTTTTAATCTTCCTAGTAGCTTATTTAAGAAATGATCTTTAGACTTAACTATATTTTTGCCGGGACtagtgtttttcttcctttcctatagattcttttttttttctttctagcttttcTGCCTCTTAGACAAgatcctttaaaatttcttttgtggTAGATTTAGTATCAATAaactcttttagtttttgcttgtctgagaatttctttctctctccttctattctaaatgataatctttcTAGGCAGAGCATCTTGGTTGCAGGGTTttccctttcagcactttgaatatatcatgtcACTCCTTATGGCCTTCAAAGTTTTTGCCTAAAAGTCATCTGAAAGCCTtatgggtttttctttttatatgattCTTCGGTTTTCTCTTGTTGCCTTTAGaattctctctttaacttttgccattttatttaagATGTCTTGGCATGGGTCTATTAGGATTCATCTTGTTTGGAAGGCTCTGTGCTTTGGTTATCTTCCTTCTTCAGGTTTGTGAATTTTTCAGTCAAACtttcatcaaatacattttcaacatgtttatcttcctcttctcctGGGATATCTATCATGTTCACATTGGTTTGCTTGATGTTGTTTCAtagattcattttcatttttttaaatatatttttctttttgctgctctGGTTGAACAATTTCCATTATTCACATTAGGTGTACATTCTTCTGTATCAATTCATCTGTTATTCCTTCTAGTGTGTTTTTCATATAAGTTATTGTATTCTTTAGTTGTGactggtttttatattttctagttctttaaaATTCTCAATTGTGTTCATCTATCCTTTTCTGTAATTAAGCTAGCATGTTTATTACTAgtgctttgaattctttatctggaaaatggtttatttctgtttcattagttGCTTTTCAGggattttctcctgttctttcaAATGAGCCAGATCTCTCTGtcttattttatgtaattttctctttctctatgaaATTAGCTGAAACAGTCACCTCATATGGTTTTAATGCATTATGTGGGAACGTCCCTATATAGTCAACATGTGCTCAGTGGCTTTGGTGGGAGAGCTGGATTTAATTGAACAGGAGTCACATTTTTCCTTAAGGTGTGCTGGCAGCTATCATCTTGGTAGGAGGTGGTGCTGGAGATGGAGGGGTTAGAGATGGAGCCAGATGTGAGCCAGGGCTTACTCTCTGTTCAGTGGCTATTACCACCCTATTGTGGGTGGGAATGGGTTCCAAGTTGCTGGAGCAGAATTTCTAGGGGTCAGGTTCAAGCCACAGGACAGGCACAGTCCACGTGGCCTCCCAGCATCGGTTGCGCTATGGGCTGTTGCAGTCTAGCTTCAGACAGAGATGTGCTGCCTAAGTGCCAGTAATGGCTGCCACTGCTTTGCTCAGCACTGCTTTGGGTCAGAGCCACCTCTGTTTTCTTGCAGTCATGCTTCTAAGTGGGGCTGAAATGTGTGCTCAGCTCAGGCTGGGGCACATATCAGAGCAGTCATGGGAAACTGGCCACTTATGCAATTTTCAGTCCACCCTCTCTGTCCTGCTTCAGGAGCAAGCAAGCACATGCACACTCCTTAGAAGCAGAGTCCAGGCTTCCTCAGACTTCCAGTCTTCCTGTTAATACCTCTGGCCCTCTAAGCAGTCAAGGGGGCTCATATTCCCAGTGTGGACCCCCAGGGGAGAGGTGCCCAATATGTGGCTCAAACTACTCACTCTTCAGGGAGGGTATCCACATGTGCATGCTCCCTTTTCCAAAGTCAGGGCTCAACCTGATCACTTCCTTTCCCTTTGTACCCAATTTTGTGTGAATATTTCTTACAGCCTTGGTTGTACAGGAGCCTTTATGTAAGTCTACAGTTATTTTCTAGTAAGAATTGTTCTACATGTGGActatttttgatgtgttcatggTGGGAGATGAGTTCTTTGTTCTCCAACTCAGGCATTCTTGGTCTAGTCTCTAAAAACAGTAAAACCTTTAAACTTAATTTTGGTGCGAATATTATAATCTCCTGGGTTATACCTTGTGCTACTATACTGAGTTATTCTGGGTTTGGGCCCCAGTTAGGTGTGTAGATATAATAAGGGATAGTGGGTGagctttttaaagagaattaCCATTACTTCTAATGATCTCAGGTGAGATCATTATAGTTTTAACCGAGAGGAAGATAGTTTCAGATAGGGAAGGAAGGGCTGTTTCTGTTGGAATGAAAGGTTAATGGAGACTTAAGGGTTCAAAGTCCTAAGATTTTCCTAAATTCTCTGTATTTTCCCACTTTAATTGTCAGAGTCATTACCAAGCCAATGCCCTAATTAGCACATAAGACACCTAGAGAAATCATGgacttataattttctttgataTTATGCAATTGATAGAATCAGATTTTTGTTCTAATATTAAGCTTCACTTAATATAAGGTTTAAAATAAGATTTACCGAGcgtggccccgcccatcagaacaagacccagtttcccccacagtcagtcagtctctcccatcaggaaacttccataagcctcttattcttatccatcagaggacagacagaatgaaaaccacaatcacagaaaactaatcaaattgatcacatggtccacagccttgtctaacaatgaaactatgagccatgccttgtagggccacccaagatggatgggtcatggtggagagttctgacaaaatatggcccactggagaagggaatggcaaaccacttcagtattcttgccttgagaaccccatgaacagtatgaaaagacaaaaacatatgatactgaaagatgaactccccaggttggtatgtgcccaatatgctactggagaagagtggagaaataactccagaaagaatgaagagatggagccaaagcaaaaccaacacccagtgtggatgtgactggtgatggaagtaaagtctgatgctgcaaagGAAAATAATGCATAGGAATCTgaaatgttaggtctatgaatcaagataaattggaagtggtcaaacaggagatggcaagagtgaacatcgacattttaggaatcaatgaactaacaTGGACTGctatgggcaaatttaactcagatcaccattatatctactactgtgggcaagaatcccttagaagaaatggagtagcccttgtaaatcaacaaaagagtctgaaatgcagttcttgggtgctatctcaaaaatgacagaatgatctctgttcatttccagggcataccattcaatatcagagtaatccaagtctatgccccaaccagtaatgctgaagaagctgaagttgaacgattctatggaGATggataagaccttctagaactaacacccaaaatagatggcctcttcattataggggattggaatgcaaaagtaggaagtcaagaggtatctggagtaacaggcaaatttggccttggagtacaaaatgaagcagggcaaagggtaacagacttttgccaagagaatgcacttgtcatagtaaacaccctcttccaacaacacaagagaagactacacatggacatcactagagggtcaataccaaaatcagactgattatattctttgcagccgaagatggagaagctctatacagtcagcaaaaacaagactgggagctgactgtggctcagatcctaaactccttattgcaaaactcagacttatattgaagaaagtagggaaaaccactagacaattcaggtatgacctaaatcaaattccttatgattatacaatgcaagtgacaaatagattcaagggattagatctgatatagagtgcctgaagaactatggacagaggtttataacattgtacaggaggcagtgatcaagaccatctccccaaaaaagaaatgcataagacaaaatagttgtctgaggaggccttacaaatagctgagaaaagaagagaagctaaaggtaaaggagaaaaggaaagatatacccatctgaatgcagagttccaaagaacagcaaggagagataagaaagttttcctcagtgatcaatgaagagaaatggaggaaaacaatagaatgggaaagactagagatttcctcaagaaaattagagatgtcaagggaacatttcatgcaaagatgggatcaataaaggacagaaatggtatggacctaacagaagcagaagatattaagaagaggtggcaagaatacacagaagaactatacaaaaaaggtcttcatgataaccatgatggtgtgatcactcactttgagccagacatgctggaatacAAAgtgaaatgggccttaggaagcatcactacaaacaaaggtagtggaggcaatggaattccagttgagctatttcaaatcctaaaagatgatgctgtgaaagtgctgcactcaatatgccagcaaatttggaaaactcagcagtggccacaggactggaaaaggtcagttttcattccaatcccaaaaaaggcaatgacagaatgctcaaactactgcacaattgcactcatctcacacgctagcaaagtaatgctcaaaattctccaagccagcttcaacagtacatgaactgtgaaattccagatgttcaagctggatttagaaaaggcagaggaactatagatcaaattgccaccatccactggatcatcaaaaaagcaagagagttccagaaaaacatctacttctgctttattgactatgccaaagcctttgactgtatggatcacaacaaactgtggaaaattctgaaagagatgggaataccagaccacctcacctgcctcctgagaaatctgtatgcaggtcaggaagcaacagttagaactggacatggaacaacagactggctccaaataggaaaaggagtatgtcaagagctgcatattgtcactgtacttatttaacttatatgcagagtacatcatgtgaaatgccaggctggatgaagcacaagctggagtcaagattgctatgagaaatatccataacctcagatacacaaatgacgCCACCCTTACAgcggaaagtgaagaactaaagagcctcttgataaaagtgaaagaggagagtgaaaatgttggcttagagctcaacactcaaaaaactaagaccatggcgtccagtcccatcacttcatggcaaatagatggggaaacagtgagagattattttggggggctccaaaatcactgcagatggtgactgcagccatgaaattaaaagacgcttactccttggagtttttccagtagtcatgtatggatgggagaattggactataaagaaaactgagcgctgaagaattgatgcttttgaactgtggtgttggagaagactcttgagagtcccttggactgcaaggagattcagccagtctatcctaaaggaaatcagtcctgaaattcattggaaggactgatgttgaagctgaaactccaatcctttggccacctgatgcaaagaactgactcattggaaaagaccctgatgctgggaatgattgaaggcaggaggagaggggatgacagaggatgagatggttggatggcatcaccgactcaatggacatgagtttgagtaaactccgggagttggtgatagacagggaggcctggcatattgctgtccatggggtagcaaagagtcggacacaactgagcaactgaactgaattgatatgtaGGAATTGAAGATCTGGATACAGACTTTCTAGAACTATCTATGTTATaaatactttgaatttttttttcagatggctGCATACCCTAGTTTGAAGACCACTGACCTCTAGACAAAATATTGCCAAGGAACATATACCCTCCAACTAGCTTCCTCAGGGCACATTTGACCTCCTTGTTTCTCAAGCTGTAGATAATGGGGTTTAACATGGGGGTCATAACACAGAACAGTACAGAGACTAGGATGTCCATATCTAGGGAGTAGCCTTCTCTGGGTCTGTCATAGTTGAAGTTGGCTGTTCCataaaaaaccaccaccacagtgagGTGGGAGGCACAGGTAGAAAAGGCCTTGCTCCTTCCCTGAGCAGAGGGAATCCTAAGGATGGCAGAGATGATAAGTATGTAGGACACAGCAGTAAACAGGCAGGGGCTCAGGCCAATGGTGGCACTGGCCACATGAAGCACAAACTCATTGAGAGAGGTGTCAGAGCAGGACAGCTTTAGGAGGAATGGGATGTCACAGAGAAAGTGACTGATCTGGTTGGGTCCACACAGAGTGAGTGTGGTTGCCAACACTGTGTGTGTCACAGAATTCACCAGCCCACATAGCCAGGACCCAGTCACCAAAAAAACACAGACCTTTACACTCATGAGAACTGGATATTGAAGAGGGTGGCAGATGGCTACATAGCGATCATAAGCCATAGCTGCCAGTAATACACATTCAGCACCAGCACATGTCACGAGGAAAAAGATCTGGGAAAGGCAGCTTTCATAGGAGATGGTCTTCTTCTCCCGGAAGA
Coding sequences within:
- the LOC109556756 gene encoding olfactory receptor 5J3-like, which codes for MASVTPLEMNNQTDVTEFIFLGFSNHPNLQGLFFLIFLVIYLTTLLGNTLIITSTRISSALHTPMYYFLSNLSFLDICYTSTTIPVMLMNFFREKKTISYESCLSQIFFLVTCAGAECVLLAAMAYDRYVAICHPLQYPVLMSVKVCVFLVTGSWLCGLVNSVTHTVLATTLTLCGPNQISHFLCDIPFLLKLSCSDTSLNEFVLHVASATIGLSPCLFTAVSYILIISAILRIPSAQGRSKAFSTCASHLTVVVVFYGTANFNYDRPREGYSLDMDILVSVLFCVMTPMLNPIIYSLRNKEVKCALRKLVGGYMFLGNILSRAFSPKRLLLLIRIEELDNQAPAGRGPESAVCLRAQNPRC